In bacterium, the following are encoded in one genomic region:
- a CDS encoding NAD(P)H-dependent oxidoreductase subunit E produces MPLHASVRLTLSLASLIADMKKLSEATLTKIANERTKYPSGLSVLLPTLWWAQEERLVFDVPTMDYIAEILEISPIRVYEAVTFYTMFNRKPVGRYHFQVCHNISCSILGAEHIIEYLKKKLNVGEGEVTPDGLFSVTRAECLGSCGTAPMLQMNDRFYENLTEARLDYLISELRNDHLPDKWND; encoded by the coding sequence ATGCCGTTGCATGCATCAGTTCGATTAACGTTATCGCTGGCGAGCTTGATTGCTGATATGAAAAAACTTTCCGAAGCAACCCTGACCAAAATCGCAAACGAGCGGACAAAGTATCCGAGCGGCTTGTCGGTCTTGCTTCCTACGCTTTGGTGGGCGCAGGAGGAGAGGCTTGTCTTCGATGTGCCGACGATGGATTACATCGCGGAAATCTTGGAAATTTCTCCGATCCGGGTCTATGAAGCGGTCACATTTTATACCATGTTCAACCGTAAACCGGTCGGCAGGTATCATTTCCAAGTCTGTCACAACATCTCGTGCAGCATTCTCGGCGCTGAACATATCATCGAGTACCTGAAAAAGAAACTGAACGTGGGCGAAGGGGAAGTTACCCCAGACGGACTATTCTCGGTGACCCGCGCCGAATGTTTGGGTTCTTGCGGTACTGCTCCGATGTTGCAAATGAATGATCGCTTTTATGAGAATTTGACCGAAGCGCGCCTCGATTATCTCATTTCCGAATTGCGCAACGACCATCTTCCCGATAAGTGGAACGACTGA